A single genomic interval of Pochonia chlamydosporia 170 chromosome 7, whole genome shotgun sequence harbors:
- a CDS encoding glycosyltransferase family 31 (similar to Metarhizium robertsii ARSEF 23 XP_007819150.1), with amino-acid sequence MPASPALRRLALWVSNLTRLRSRMTTLVLCFVILLMCPLVQLYGVGETNFYTRYWPVHSRQVPRAGHPQSSIDSPCLNVPSSNGIVVSLKTRAANAFSKVPPHFLTHLQCIPDVLVFSDMEQDIAGHHVHDVLDRVSKQIMVENKEFRFYEDQMDCAGPQEQCEDDPVKAIELEKYMTINMVARAWELRPGRDWYVFIEDETYVIWPNLIHWLRKRARRDRDPFVGSVVMLSGFPFAHGSSGFAVSGPLIKHWLKEFPNATDTYNKLARQMPYGSLVFAKALEQAGAGIKQAHPMFNGENPTTAPFGLNHWCQPVFTMATMSMEKISNVWEYEKSRNDTSLIQYRHLYHQFFEPHIAYFRRNWDNLSNGVCYIGPEDQSRLGEWYKSQQKPESEKNIVEKYAHRSAAACAKVCEAEGLDISDAEFSSLGTEMERGKYVREKYEKKAKSDTLFKLNRSFQWKYENGVCFTSPTFTLGNPTEKPEEGKDAGTVTSGWFVQGISDWVETMGNCALDWKEPSSPK; translated from the exons ATGCCTGCGAGTCCGGCGTTGAGACGCCTCGCACTATGGGTATCCAACCTGACGAGGTTGCGCAGCCGCATGACAACATTAGTTCTTTGCTTTGTCATTCTATTGATGTGCCCTCTGGTGCAATTATACGGTGTTGGTGAGACCAATTTTTACACGCGGTACTGGCCGGTACATTCTAGGCAAGTCCCCAGAGCCGGTCATCCGCAGTCAAGTATCGATTCGCCGTGCCTGAACGTCCCTAGCTCAAATGGAATTGTCGTATCTTTGAAGACCAGGGCCGCGAATGCCTTCTCCAAGGTTCCTCCGCACTTTCTGACTCACTTGCAATGTATTCCTGATGTTTTGGTCTTTTCAGACATG GAACAAGATATTGCTGGACATCACGTCCACGATGTTCTTGACCGTGTCAGTAAGCAAATCATGGTGGAAAACAAAGAATTTCGCTTCTATGAAGACCAGATGGACTGCGCTGGTCCTCAGGAACAGTGCGAGGATGATCCCGTCAAAGCGATAGAGTTGGAAAAGTACATGACCATCAACATGGTTGCACGTGCTTGGGAACTTCGACCAGGCCGCGATTGGTATGTCTTCATCGAGGATGAAACATATGTCATATGGCCAAATTTGATTCACTGGCTGCGCAAAAGGGCGCGCAGGGACCGTGATCCCTTTGTGGGAAGTGTCGTCATGCTCAGTGGTTTTCCGTTCGCCCATGGTAGTAGCGGGTTTGCCGTCTCCGGGCCATTGATAAAACATTGGTTGAAAGAGTTCCCCAATGCCACCGACACGTATAACAAGTTAGCCCGCCAGATGCCATATGGTAGCCTAGTTTTTGCAAAGGCTTTGGAACAGGCAGGGGCTGGAATCAAACAAGCGCATCCAATGTTCAATGGAGAGAATCCAACCACTGCGCCGTTCGGTCTGAACCATTGGTGTCAACCAGTGTTTACGATGGCGACTATGAGTATGGAGAAAATCAGCAATGTGTGGGAATATGAAAAGTCAAGAAATGATACG AGCCTCATCCAATACAGACACTTGTATCACCAGTTTTTCGAACCACACATTGCCTACTTCCGCAGGAATTGGGACAACCTCTCCAACGGCGTATGCTACATTGGTCCTGAAGACCAAAGTCGATTGGGAGAATGGTACAAAAGCCAACAGAAACCAGAATCTGAGAAGAACATTGTCGAAAAATACGCTCACCGGTCAGCAGCTGCTTGCGCCAAAGTTTGCGAAGCAGAAGGCTTGGATATATCCGATGCCGAGTTCTCGTCTCTCGGAACCGAAATGGAGAGGGGAAAGTATGTTCGTGAAAAGtacgagaagaaggccaagtcGGACACCTTGTTCAAGCTGAACCGCAGTTTTCAGTGGAAATACGAAAATGGAGTGTGCTTTACGTCTCCCACTTTTACGCTGGGCAATCCTACTGAGAAGCCAGAGGAGGGGAAGGATGCTGGCACGGTGACGAGTGGTTGGTTTGTTCAGGGGATTAGCGATTGGGTTGAGACCATGGGGAACTGTGCGCTGGATTGGAAAGAGCCAAGTTCTCCTAAATAA
- a CDS encoding peptide-N4-(N-acetyl-beta-glucosaminyl)asparagine amidase A (similar to Metarhizium acridum CQMa 102 XP_007810193.1) gives MRTVLWIVPLVAQVLAMAPARLGQRRGDAMDAPNQKGLLSLRGSAGYPDEALQCFEVTNPVLSSNGIVDGHELLDGYPGKVPPKSCQIQLMSHVFGNSYGQPFVADYTPPDETKCPFNRVVMNFTVVSEGRQFDRLAIMWLGDTEIWRTSTAEPKPRPGIAWTYWKDMTTYLPLWKQPQKLIFDLGNLINEKYTGSFNTTLTATFIQDQDLRGPAAPPADKIVPLSAGKGASGQGSAFTYPDEKAEKSITLPRNIERAVLSVAATGQSDEEFWWSNVPESAVNNWNGTKLLGKGSFREVRLRIDGQIAGLSWPYPVVFTGGISPPLHRPVVGPQAFDLKEQEIDITPWLGVLCNGKAHTFSLEVVGADDAVVNRYWLLSGKIFLWLDGEGSVTSGCPPKVTLSKPNYNPHLAAIPNKSLRYDQTTSRTLEIKSKIKRTGKVSKATWSQHFAMRNTGYMLDAGNAQQVDASYEGEDKATKDATSYYYAGYSYPMYTSYIQKAPDGEYSLTLDTNLTQTMDLAVTGSTVFSSGLEPFLTRLPDRVSGSGTKTTKKGNAFFWQKDGGKTSGGFGSTHQTYDFGAKSSSQGDSVGFAGSQRLYSREVVVKNETTTLDKQWIFGKELVQTGPQEQPGRVNESNGFAAKFIGGKRLGAKLSIKWPREASVDVNGGR, from the exons ATGAGGACGGTTCTGTGGATCGTGCCCCTGGTGGCGCAAGTCTTGGCGATGGCTCCCGCGCGCCTGGGACAACGACGTGGTGATGCAATGGACGCGCCGAATCAAAAAGGATTGCTTAGCTTGAGAGGCTCCGCAGGGTATCCTGATGAAGCTTTGCAATGCTTCGAAGTCACGAACCCGGTATTGTCCTCGAATGGCATTGTCGACGGCCATGAGCTCCTGGACGGCTATCCTGGCAAGGTGCCGCCCAAGTCATGCCAGATCCAGTTGATGAGCCATGTCTTCGGGAATAGCTATGGTCAGCCGTTTGTCG CCGACTATACACCGCCTGATGAGACGAAATGTCCTTTCAACAGGGTGGTGATGAACTTTACTGTAGTCTCCGAAGGCCGCCAATTTGATCGCTTGGCTATTATGTGGCTAGGGGACACAGAAATCTGGCGGACTTCTACAGCAGAACCCAAGCCTCGCCCTGGTATTGCGTGGACCTACTGGAAGGATATGACAACGTACCTGCCATTATGGAAACAACCCCAAAAGCTCATTTTTGATCTTGGGAATCTCATAAATGAAAAATACACGGGGTCTTTCAATACCACGCTGACTGCCACGTTTATACAGGATCAGGATTTGAGAGGGccggcagcaccaccagcagacAAGATTGTGCCCTTGTCGGCCGGTAAGGGGGCTTCTGGGCAAGGAAGCGCGTTTACATACCCTGATGAAAAGGCCGAGAAGTCAATCACTTTACCTCGCAACATTGAGCGCGCTGTCCTGTCGGTTGCTGCTACTGGCCAATCGGACGAGGAATTTTGGTGGTCAAATGTCCCAGAGAGCGCTGTCAACAACTGGAACGGAACGAAATTGCTTGGCAAAGGGTCTTTCCGTGAGGTCAGACTCCGAATTGACGGCCAGATTGCGGGTTTATCTTGGCCGTATCCGGTTGTCTTCACTGGAGGCATCTCACCCCCGTTGCATAGACCTGTGGTTGGGCCTCAGGCGTTCGACTTGAAGGAACAAGAAATTGACATTACGCCCTGGCTGGGAGTATTATGCAATGGCAAAGCACACACGTTTAGCCTGGAGGTAGTTGGTGCAGACGATGCTGTGGTAAACAGATACTGGCTACTCTCGGGCAAGATCTTTCTCTGGCTAGATGGCGAGGGCTCAGTCACATCGGGATGCCCACCAAAAGTCACCCTGAGCAAACCCAATTACAACCCGCATCTAGCTGCCATCCCAAATAAGTCTCTTAGATATGATCAGACGACATCACGCACATTGGAAATCAAGTCCAAGATTAAGCGGACTGGCAAAGTGTCTAAGGCCACTTGGTCCCAACACTTCGCCATGCGGAACACGGGCTATATGCTAGACGCGGGCAACGCCCAACAAGTTGACGCATCATACGAGGGAGAAGACAAGGCTACCAAAGACGCGACCTCGTACTACTATGCTGGCTATTCCTACCCAATGTACACGAGCTACATTCAAAAGGCTCCCGACGGCGAGTATAGTCTCACGTTAGATACCAACCTCACCCAAACAATGGACCTTGCAGTCACCGGGAGCACAGTCTTTTCCAGTGGTTTAGAACCTTTCCTCACTCGCCTCCCAGACCGGGTGTCTGGTTCCGGAACTAAAACGACCAAGAAAGGCAACGCATTCTTCTGGCAAAAAGACGGTGGTAAAACCAGTGGAGGTTTCGGGAGCACACATCAGACGTACGACTTTGGTGCCAAGAGCTCTTCGCAGGGGGACAGCGTAGGTTTTGCTGGTTCGCAGCGTTTATATTCACGGGAGGTAGTTGTGAAGAATGAGACAACAACGCTTGATAAGCAATGGATTTTTGGCAAGGAACTGGTACAGACGGGACCACAGGAACAACCAGGGCGAGTGAATGAGAGCAATGGGTTTGCGGCCAAGTTTATCGGAGGAAAGAGACTAGGCGCAAAGCTTAGCATCAAGTGGCCGAGGGAGGCAAGTGTTGATGTCAATGGTGGGAGGTGA
- a CDS encoding F-box domain-containing protein (similar to Metarhizium robertsii ARSEF 23 XP_007819149.1), whose translation MVQLLVNPTLSSPGSSASAHEQTDGFTGASAVKQEATTTSREEHAQRMKELNLKRSMMRTPRRGWSLSDYHDNQHQSMPHYHPHYISQVERQAPIPENAVLQSSIIRPDSPASSTFSSASSTVGPLVQIPRRPKMPPPRRSQSVTDKEPEPSNQPRLPANMNLLDLPSELHYALFDFLDPIDGACLGLAHSRLYSIHRRKNGKVSLSSRYSGPNDREWAWRGAGPLIRRETSDLTVTDKALGNLRVKGQVYCRKCGVSRCELHRHLKDWMGSGYEYCEIRKMYGRPADEGAKSYCYMSSPKNPHRCGRHGGKKN comes from the coding sequence ATGGTCCAACTATTGGTTAATCCGACCCTTTCGTCGCCTGGCAGCAGCGCATCTGCCCATGAACAGACGGATGGATTCACTGGTGCTAGTGCTGTGAAGCAGGAAGCGACGACCACATCCCGAGAAGAACACGCACAGCGCATGAAGGAACTCAACTTGAAGCGCAGCATGATGAGAACACCACGACGAGGATGGTCCCTGAGCGACTACCATGACAACCAGCACCAATCTATGCCTCACTACCATCCTCACTACATCTCCCAAGTGGAACGACAAGCGCCCATTCCCGAGAATGCTGTCCTACAGTCTTCCATTATTAGACCCGATTCGCCGGCATCTTCGACATTTTCgtcagcatcttcaacagTTGGCCCACTGGTCCAGATACCTCGCCGGCCGAAGATGCCTCCCCCTCGCCGGTCACAGTCTGTGACAGACAAGGAGCCAGAGCCCAGCAACCAGCCACGACTTCCAGCAAATATGAACCTACTTGACCTTCCATCTGAGTTACATTATGCTCTGTTTGACTTCCTCGACCCCATCGATGGCGCCtgccttggacttgcccACTCGCGGTTATACTCGATTCACCGGCGGAAGAACGGCAAGGTCTCCTTGTCAAGTCGGTACTCTGGACCTAACGACAGGGAATGGGCTTGGCGGGGTGCTGGCCCTCTAATCCGCCGGGAAACCAGCGACTTGACCGTTACCGATAAGGCGCTCGGGAATCTTCGCGTCAAAGGTCAGGTATACTGCAGAAAGTGTGGCGTCTCCCGATGTGAACTCCATCGCCATCTAAAGGATTGGATGGGCAGCGGGTATGAGTACTGTGAGATTCGAAAGATGTACGGCCGACCCGCCGACGAGGGTGCCAAGTCGTATTGCTACATGAGCTCGCCTAAGAATCCGCATCGGTGTGGTCGTCACGGAGGGAAGAAGAATTAA
- a CDS encoding neutral/alkaline nonlysosomal ceramidase (similar to Coccidioides immitis RS XP_001244540.1) has protein sequence MPEKVGSHWPASVSQGAPEAAPSMRRRQLCGRNLMILLVVAAAFCVALFRASGLATTAVLSTSAAYASLYGGSDNVVRPGNKWAAESLPKGDWPKDQYLLGVGKADITGPVVEINLMGYADFAQIGRGLRQRLYSRAFIVGDMNNPEDRFVYLVLDIQSGDTAVRYGILRGLQALGPRYSMYGQDNVAVTATHSHSGPGAWLNYLLPQIPSMGFDQQSYRAIVEGCILSIRRAHESLAPGHLSVGQTKIMNANINRSLFAYLANPEEERAKYNISSEDDGSVEKDMTLLKFQRASDKKSIGVLTWFPTHGTSMQANNTLITGDNKGLAADMFEKQVMGHGREADGFVAGFSQANMGDASPNILGAWCEDGSGQQCDFKTSACSDGKSNRCRARGPKFGRNDYGAASCFEIARLQHEGAMNIYNTLSDQKPNIRGTGVKAIHRFHDMSFYKFKLPNGTEAQTCPAALGYGFGAGTWDEPGAYDILQHASNASNARFIWRFITWLLKSPTKEQVACQHPKSIILDVGEVSRPYAWTPNVVDIQTFRVGQLFIIVSPGEATTMAGRRWKEAVAKESTQALSNELDGQDPVVVLGAPSNSYTHYISTQEEYGIQRYEGASTLYGPHTLAAYIERTRASMKYLKANSPTREHRVKNKYPPDNSGRSISFIIGVLFDRTPMSKKFGDIVSDVSNAKYTRGEKVSASFVGANPRNNLRLEQTYAAVEYRPSASSAWRQVRDDSDWALSFHWRRTSKLLGLSEVDIDWEIEQDAPAGEYRLRYYGDSKSIRGKLSTIEGVSSAFSVV, from the exons ATGCCGGAGAAGGTGGGCAGCCATTGGCCCGCCTCAGTATCACAAGGCGCGCCTGAGGCCGCGCCTTCCATGCGACGCCGACAGCTCTGCGGTCGAAATTTGATGATTTTGCTTGTGGTAGCCGCAGCGTTTTGTGTTGCTTTATTCCGGGCATCTGGCCTCGCGACAACGGCTGTACTATCAACCTCCGCAGCCTATGCCTCGCTGTATGGCGGATCTGACAATGTGGTTAGGCCCGGTAACAAATGGGCAGCGGAAAGTTTGCCAAAAGGCGACTGGCCCAAGGACCAGTATCTCCTTGGGGTTGGCAAAGCAGATATTACTGGACCAGTGGTGGAAATCAACTTGATGGGTTATGCCGATTTTGCTCAAATTGGGAGAGGTCTGCGGCAACGACTGTATTCGCGAGCTTTCATCGTCGGAGACATGAATAATCCGGAAGACAGGTTTGTCTACCTCGTTCTGGATATCCAGTCTGGAGATACTGCTGTTCGATATGGCATCCTCCGCGGATTACAAGCACTGGGACCGCGGTATTCCATGTACGGCCAGGACAATGTGGCTGTAACGGCAACCCATTCTCATTCTGGCCCAGGGGCATGGCTGAATTACCTCCTCCCTCAGATCCCGAGTATGGGATTCGACCAACAGAGCTATCGGGCTATTGTCGAAGGGTGTATCCTGTCCATTCGACGTGCACACGAGAGCCTCGCGCCGGGACATCTTAGCGTGGGCCAAACCAAGATTATGAATGCGAATATTAATCGCAGTTTATTTGCCTACCTCGCCAATCCTGAAGAGGAAAGGGCGAAATACAACATCAGCTCAGAAGATGACGGCTCGGTTGAAAAGGACATGACCTTACTCAAGTTCCAGCGAGCGTCAGATAAGAAGAGCATTGGCGTGCTCACCTGGTTTCCGACACATGGAACGTCTATGCAGGCCAATAACACGCTTATCACCGGCGATAATAAGGGACTTGCGGCAGACATGTTTGAAAAACAAGTAATGGGCCACGGCCGAGAAGCTGACGGGTTCGTGGCCGGCTTCTCCCAAGCAAACATGGGGGACGCAAGTCCGAACATTCTGGGCGCTTGGTGTGAAGATGGATCTGGTCAGCAGTGTGATTTCAAGACAAGTGCTTGCAGCGACGGAAAGAGCAACCGGTGTCGTGCAAGGGGTCCCAAGTTTGGCAGGAACGACTATGGAGCCGCCTCTTGCTTCGAGATTGCTCGGTTGCAACATGAAGGCGCAATGAACATTTACAACACCTTGAGTGACCAGAAACCAAATATCCGAGGAACAGGCGTCAAGGCTATCCACAGATTCCACGACATGTCATTTTACAAGTTCAAACTACCCAACGGAACGGAGGCACAGACTTGCCCTGCAGCCCTTGGCTATGGTTTCGGAGCAGGAACATGGGACGAGCCTGGTGCTTATGATATTTTGCAACATGCTAGCAATGCTTCGAATGCGCGTTTCATATGGAGATTCATTACTTGGCTCCTCAAATCACCAACCAAGGAGCAGGTCGCTTGTCAACATCCGAAATCCATTATCCTGGACGTAGGTGAGGTTAGTCGACCGTACGCCTGGACGCCAAATGTGGTTGACATCCAAACGTTCAGAGTGGGACAGCTTTTCATAATTGTAAGTCCTGGCGAAGCAACGACGATGGCTGGGCGGAGATGGAAGGAGGCTGTGGCAAAGGAGAGCACTCAGGCTTTATCCAACGAGCTGGATGGACAGGATCCGGTTGTTGTACTTGGCGCACCTAGCAACAGTTACACTCATTACATTTCAACGCAGGAGGAATATGG TATTCAACGGTATGAAGGTGCCTCTACGCTATATGGGCCGCATACACTCGCTGCGTACATAGAACGCACAAGAGCGTCCATGAAGTACCTCAAAGCCAATAGCCCCACGCGAGAGCATCGGGTAAAGAATAAGTACCCTCCAGACAATAGCGGGCGATCTATCAGCTTCATAATCGGCGTGCTATTTGACAGGACCCCGATGTCCAAGAAGTTTGGAGACATAGTGTCCGATGTATCCAATGCCAAGTATACAAGGGGCGAGAAGGTGTCGGCGTCTTTCGTGGGAGCCAATCCTCGAAATAACCTACGCCTTGAACAAACGTACGCGGCTGTCGAGTATCGGCCGTCGGCGAGTTCAGCTTGGCGGCAAGTTCGAGATGATTCAGACTGGGCACTGAGTTTCCACTGGCGGAGAACCAGTAAACTGCTCGGTCTAAGCGAAGTTGATATTGATTGGGAAATCGAACAGGATGCCCCCGCAGGAGAATATAGACTACGGTACTATGGAGATTCGAAGTCGATTCGGGGAAAGCTGTCGACAATTGAGGGAGTGAGCTCTGCATTTAGCGTCGTGTGA